The genome window TCGAGATAGCCCAGCACTTTATCCCCACGCGCTCTTTTAACCCTTTCGATGCATTGGCAAACGCCGTAGGCATCCTGCTGTGCACCGTTTTATATGGTTATTTCGAAAAACGGGGTTCAGCGCCGGACTCTGCTTAGCGCAGACTCTCAATAACGTTTTTCAATTTATGCCGAACCTTGCCGGCTATTTCCGCCAACGCTGAATTCTCTACCGCCTGCATCGAGGCAAAGGGATCAACAGCGGCAACCTCAACAGTAGCGTCATCCCGCTGCTGAATAATGACGTTGCAGGGCAAAAAAACGCCGATTTTATCTTCCAGGCTGAGCGCCTTGTAGGCATAAGGCGGATTACAGGCGCCGAGAATGATGTAGGGCCGAAAGTCGACTCCCAGTTTGTCTTTCATTGCCTGCTGTACGTTTATCGTGCTGATGACCCCAAAACCCTCTTTTTTTAATGCTTCCGTAACCTGATGAAGCGCTTGATCAAAAGAGGTTTGAAGAGTCTTGGAAAAATAATATTTCATTTAACCTCCGACCTTGTAGAAAATGTGCTCATTTGTTATTTTGATGAATGCGCAACAATAAAGATTCTCAAGGAGAATAAAGTGCGGATATTATTCATTGGTGGAACGGGGGTCATCAGCTCGGCTTGTACCGAGGCGGCAATCGAAAAGGGAATTGAGGTGGTATTGTTCAATCGCGGCAAGTCGATTCGGCCGGCGCCGCCGCGCGCTCAAGTCGTTCATGTAAATGCCCGCGATCCCCGACAGCTGCAGAACGTCGTTGAAAAT of candidate division KSB1 bacterium contains these proteins:
- a CDS encoding DUF302 domain-containing protein yields the protein MKYYFSKTLQTSFDQALHQVTEALKKEGFGVISTINVQQAMKDKLGVDFRPYIILGACNPPYAYKALSLEDKIGVFLPCNVIIQQRDDATVEVAAVDPFASMQAVENSALAEIAGKVRHKLKNVIESLR